CTATATCACCAGGTAAGATCGGCAATGCCGTGATTCTGCGGCGggggaggggtgtggtggtggggggtattATGATAGATACAACATACCTACGCTTACTGTCAATAACACATTACAATAACTGTAAATTACTGTACAATAACATATTACTGTACAATTACTGTACAATTACTGTACAATTACTGTACAATAACATATtacgcgctgcgtaatatgtcggcgctatataaatactaaatattaattattattaacTCACTGCACACTCACTGAAAATATATCAAATATTTCTTGAAATGATTTATTCCTCAGTATATTCGCCGGTGTACATGTCCACATATATCTACATGTCTACTATATATAGTTACACACTTGCATAGAGCATTACCATTAACAAATATACCTCTATTTTCCCCTCAGATTCGTCCTTGCAGAGCTCCTGTGTGGCCTGGAGGTTATGCACAGCAAGGGGATCGTCCACAGGGACCTCAAGCCTGAGAACGTCCTTCTGGATCAGAACGGCCATGTGAAAATCGCCGATTTCGGCCTGGCGAAAACTGGGATGTTTGGAAACAAAACAGCCAGAAAAGTTGTTGGCACCCCTGCTTATAGGGCTCCTGAGGTAAGGAACAAAACTATCTGATAACTTTTCCTGCATTTCCTGCAGTGTGTACGCAGAAATGCATTTCACAAATATATACGAGGCAGAAAAGAATGTTtctgaaggaaaacagagaagagGCCATTGTCCCAGTATAACGGCACTGCTAACTGCCCCTGTGCCAGTTACTGTGCATCCTGAGCACAACCACTTGTTACAGAGGGTCTCCAGTCTCCACCCATAACTGGTAGGACAGGTGTGACTATGGCTTGGTGGGTTGAATCATCCACTATCTTCTTATAACATCAGGAGACATCAGCAATAGTTTACAGCCTcaattcccagctcctcccaccttCTGACAGGAAGACCTAATCAACGGAGCCCTGATATGTAAAAAGTCTGATTTACCACTGTATAATCCAGTCATATTGGAAATATCCATGTTATATAGACTAACAACCAAGTATTGTATGTTTGTTCTGATTGCTGCCTTATCATTATCTCTGTATCCAGTCTGAAATGAGCTAACCCTTCCTCTCTCCTTCTTGTTTCCACAGATTTTCTGCGGTCAACGATACAACCGCATGGTTGACTACTTTGCCCTGGGAATTATGGCCTATGAAGTGGCGACGGGCTATTTCCCATTCAGATTGACTGACAACCTAGAAAACATGGGAGACTCTATTTGTAACAAGAAAGCGATCCTACCATGGGGCACCAATGCTAATCTCACCGACGTAATAAATCGTCTCCTGTGCAAAGACAAACGAGAACgtcaggaacttgtctccaatCTGCGGGATCATCCCTTCTTCAGGGGAATAGACTGGGAAGAAATGTCCGCTGGCAGGGCCACCCCACCGCCTGCCATGCGGATAGCCCCACCGGAGCTGCCAACAAAGAGGTTGGACATGGATCAAGTTATCCCCCCCTTTCTCCGCAGGCGGAGACCACATTGGAGACAGAGGATGTTCCGTAACTTCAGCTATATAAGTGACAGATGGAGAGCCTTGCTGAACCGGAAGTAATGCCAACAGCCCCATCATATATGAGATCGCTGACAAGTGTAAattgtgtaaataaataaatacatgtacaAAGTTTAATCTTGTTTTATTGAGTTCATTCCTGTTCTTCATCCTCCTGCTTCCTCTTCATCGTCAGAGAAGAGCCTCCAGCAGCACATAATAAAGGAGATCTTCACTAGAgaaggtcaataagatgcaagtaCTCCCAGCTGGACCAGTGATGGTCACTGAGATATTCATTCCACATTGTGTGCAGCTTgggaaacagccaatcaaaatccacaggaagtgcatttgattggctcaattccaTGGTGCATACAGGTTGCATGAAACTGGCATACAGATCTGAAAATTAGCATGCAAAATGAGATTAGATTGTAAaatgaccaatattttactactgaaATTACATAGggcctaatagtagaatatctgtaattttactgatgATATTCTTCAACTAGTGGCTAGTGCtgcatgcaaatttttgccaaataGTGAtattttactgttaaaatgcaaaaacgcagaaaaacaatatttttactgtgcaaaaaaagtcaaaattttaccgtgaaaattcacaaaaacaGTTGGCATCTTTGTTAGAAAATCGAATTTAacgttatttttgcaaaaattattgaaaagaaaatattggcatttttgctcatgacTGCTAGCGGCTATCTCCGACCCCCACATCACTGTGCTGCCGTTTAAACATGTACGCCCCAATCCCATGTctgataataaataataatggaatttgtgaacaagcccatagggaagcatggatcTATTCTACATGTCCAGCAGGGGAACTGGTGGGAAAGACATGCAGTTTGCAGTGTAGCGCAGAAAAGCAGCAAGCATAtccctgcttaaccacttgaggacccaccctttacccccccttaaggaccagc
This DNA window, taken from Hyperolius riggenbachi isolate aHypRig1 chromosome 3, aHypRig1.pri, whole genome shotgun sequence, encodes the following:
- the LOC137562436 gene encoding protein kinase C theta type-like codes for the protein MTLESFTLHEFIGEGSYGQMLLVSHPPSGEPLAMKMVKKRDILESPVNNPLVERQVLEMVGSSPFFTHNYGTFQTEDDVFYVMEYLNGGNLRQRIYKHSPFPVYITRFVLAELLCGLEVMHSKGIVHRDLKPENVLLDQNGHVKIADFGLAKTGMFGNKTARKVVGTPAYRAPEIFCGQRYNRMVDYFALGIMAYEVATGYFPFRLTDNLENMGDSICNKKAILPWGTNANLTDVINRLLCKDKRERQELVSNLRDHPFFRGIDWEEMSAGRATPPPAMRIAPPELPTKRLDMDQVIPPFLRRRRPHWRQRMFRNFSYISDRWRALLNRK